In Methanofervidicoccus sp. A16, the sequence ATATCTGGATGCTTTTTCATAGCCTCTAACTTTGCCCTCTTTATCTTTTCAAATTTGTAAACCTTATCCTCTTTACCAAAATTCTTACCTCCTATCCTTTCGGCAAATAGATTTTGGATATAACTCTCCACAATATCACCTGATGTATGTTTATGTTATGACAATTTTTATAAAAATTATAAATATTTAACCTAAAAGTTCTCCTAAATATTGATAATTTTAAATCAAAAAGTAAAAGGGTATCTCAACTACTGCAATAGAATATTAGAACCTCTCGCTAATAATTATACAATTTAAAATTATTTTTATTTTTATTATAATTTTTATTATTTTTATTTTTGTGGTATTATGGAGAGGGTGATAGAGTACTACAACACCTTAGCCAGGGAGTACGACAGAATATACAAAGATACAAAATATATGAGATCTATAGAGTATAAGGTACTTGAGGATGAAATTAAAAAAGATTATTTAATCTTAGATGTAGGATGTGGGACTGGGGAGCATTTAATATTTCTAAGGGATTACAACATAATAGGGATGGATATCTCCATAGAAATGGCTAGGAGAGCCAAGGGGAAAAGTGGAAAATTTGTAGTTGTAGGGGATGTACAGTACTTGCCCTTTAAAAGTGGATCCTTCAACTGTGTGATCTCCTTCTTTGGGGCTTTAAATCATGTACAGATAAACAGGGCACTTAAGGAGATAAGAAGGGTTCTTGTTAAGGGAGGAGTATTTATATTTACATTGGCCAACCTCTATCATCTAAGATGGATAATTAAATCCCTTTTAAGGAGAGGGTGGAAAAAGACTGTAAAGGCCATAAAAAAGAGAAGAGGAGACATTACAAAGGTTATAAATGGAAGGAAGATAAGAGTCAGTACCAGGTTTTATACATTGAAAGAGATAGAGGATCTCCTGGAAAAGCATAACTTCCATATAAAGTATACCTTTGGTACCTACATTACAAACTCTCCCTTAGATACTATACTATACAAAACCTTTTTAAAGTACTTTGGCGGTTATATAGGTGCTGTAGTTGTTAAAAAGTAAAAGGTGAAAGGATGTATAAGATATGTGTAATAGAGGGAGATGGTATTGGAAAGGAGGTTGTACCTGCAACTTTGGAGGTTTTAAAGGCTACAGGGTTGGACTTTGAATTTGTACATGCAGAGGCTGGGGACGAAGTGTTTAAAAAGAGAGGAGTTGCCCTCCCAGAGGAGACTATAGAAATAGCAAAGGAGTGTGATGCAGTACTCTTTGGTGCTGCCGGAGAGACTGCAGCAGATGTTATAGTTAAGTTGAGGAAGATACTGGACACCTACGCCAACGTCAGACCTGTTAAATCTTATAAGGGAATAAAGTGTCTAAAGGATAACATAGATTACGTAATAGTAAGGGAGAATACAGAGGATCTCTACAAGGGTATAGAGAGTGAAGTTGCAGATGGCGTATATACTGCAACGAGGGTAATCACGGAAAAAGCCTGTAGGAGGATATTTAAATTTGCCTTTGAATTGGCAGAAAAGAGGAAGAAAGAAGGAAA encodes:
- a CDS encoding class I SAM-dependent methyltransferase; protein product: MERVIEYYNTLAREYDRIYKDTKYMRSIEYKVLEDEIKKDYLILDVGCGTGEHLIFLRDYNIIGMDISIEMARRAKGKSGKFVVVGDVQYLPFKSGSFNCVISFFGALNHVQINRALKEIRRVLVKGGVFIFTLANLYHLRWIIKSLLRRGWKKTVKAIKKRRGDITKVINGRKIRVSTRFYTLKEIEDLLEKHNFHIKYTFGTYITNSPLDTILYKTFLKYFGGYIGAVVVKK